In the genome of Capricornis sumatraensis isolate serow.1 chromosome 4, serow.2, whole genome shotgun sequence, the window TGAACTGGATCAGATTCAGGTACTTGGGGGTCTTTGAGACAGGACATCAagagagaagggcatgacaaagaTGTATGTTGTAAAATCCTGTTCAGAATTTGTCctaatttaaattttcatgtCTTCCTGTCTACcgtttgcttcagttcagttcagttgagttgctcagttgtttctgactctttatgaccccatgaatcgcagcacgccaggcctccctgtccatcaccatctcctggagttcactcaaactcatgtccatcgagtcagtgatgccatccagccatctcatcctctgtcatcccctcttcctcctgccccgagtccttcccagcatcagagtcttttccagtgagtcaactgttcagcatcattccttccaaagaacacccagggctgatctcctttagaatggactggttggatttccttgcagtccaagggactctcaagagtcttctccaacaccacagttcaaaagcatcaattctttggtgctcagctttcttcacagtccaactctcacatccatacatgactactggaaaaaccatagccttgactagacggacctttgttggcaaagtaatgtctctgcttttcaatatgctatctaggttgcttacCATCTTGTTTAACATATGTTTACCCAGGTATACTTTATTGTTACCTTCTTAACTGCAGGTGTTAGTCTCTAGGTTCCCAAGGGATGAGTTATTAACTTTAACCTTGCCCTCCCTTTTCCATACTGCTTGCAAAACAGAATCACAAATGCAGTGTTTTGTAAAATTGGTTCATGTTTAAATGTCTTAGATTTCATTCAAATTCATCTAGAACACAGATTATAAGTATTCAGTGTTTTGTAATGTTTCCATTTGTATCTCTAATCTACATGTCTTCCTGAAGTCCAGCTTCATGTATTCACCTGTATACTCTGTATCTCCTCTTGAAAATCTTACTAGACATCTCCGACTTAACAGAGCCAATGCTGAACTACTAATCTTTCTTTTCAGAGATGTTCTAcctgtagtctttcccatctcaATTATTGGGAACTCCTCTGTTTAGGCTAAAAACCGTGGCGTCATCCTTGACCTCGTCTTTgttgtctctctttctcttctaccTTGCATCCATTCATTAGAAAATCCTGCTGCCTTTGCTTTAAATATATCCATCGTCTAGTCacttctgctcctttctcttcctaGTCACCATGGTGACTCCCCCGGATTACTACAGTAGTCTCTTAGCTAATCCCCAGCTTTAGCGTTCATATTGCTGCATCTCTGCTCTGCGCAGCAAAGTAATCCTTTTGAAATAAAAGGGAGATTATGTCACATCTCTGCTTTAATGGCTTCTCCTTCACTGAGACTAAAAGCTAGAGTTCTTACAGTGGCCTGCGAGACCCTCCGTGATCTGTCCCTCAGTTAGTTCTCTCACCTCATCTCTTTCTGTATTCTAATTACAGCGACTTCCTTCCTTGAGGGCAGTATAGCAGGCCTGCTCCCATCTTAGCATCTTTGCACCAGCTGTTTTCTATACCTGGAATGCTTTTCCTCCAGATAATCTGCATGGGTAACTCTCACTTCCTTCGCATTTTGCTCACATTTCACCTTGTTAGTCAAGCTTGCCCTGACCACCCTTTTGGAAGCTGCAACCTATTCATTCTCCCACTATCTTCCTGAGCTCCTTTTTCTGCCCTAGCATTTTCTTTTTACCCTAGCATTTAGCACCTTCTGAGCTATTAatgattttacatatttattgtttcttttttattatctatCTCCTGTTAGACTGTAAGCTTCCTGACGGCTTTAAACTTTGTTCCCTCTTGTATCCCAAatacttagaatagtgcctgtgACTTAATACACACTCTGTAAATATTGATTGAATTCAGTGAAAGATAATACATTTAGGGATTTGGAAGGCTTCTGTTACCCAGTATATTTCATTTAGTAGGTTTGTTGTTCCCTGATCAGCAAAATACTATTATGTAAAGTACTATCCTCAGTATGAAAATAGTCATtgtgataaatttttaaattgctttttttggtagttttacatatttttattggtACTTATTGGACTTCAGTAGTAACATTTCTTCTATTTGCTTTGGACTGTGTGTAACCTGAGGCATCTTTGTAGAGAGAATCATGAATTAGTCTTTTGACTATTTAATAGGCAGAAAGAGTAAGTAATTTAGAACAGGGAAATAGAAATATGGCAAATGATTATGTGTAGGTTTTTGGTACATTGAAGACATAGACCCAAGGCCTGagacttttcatttttctatcctAGGGCATCTGACTGGAAATTAGATCAACCCGATTGGACTGGTCGCCTCCGAATCACTTCAAAAGGGAAGGTTGCTTATATCAAACTCGAGGATAAAGTTTCAGGTGATCTACTGGTGACCCTCTACCATATTAAGGATATTGGTTTGATCTTTTATAAATATCTTCAGATTGGGGATTGGAGTGGAAATGCTTGCTAATTGAATTTTAGACTTTTTGCTTCCTTTGCTTAAAGAAATCTTTTTCTTACGTGTCAGGGGAACTCTTTGCTCAGGCACCAGTAGAACAGTATCCTGGTATTGCCGTGGAGACAGTGACCGATTCCAGCCGCTACTTTGTAATCCGGATCCAGGATGGAACTGGTAAGGGGTTGGGGATTTTGAATGAATCGCGATTCGGAAAACAGTTAATGCACATCAGCGGGAGTGTGTCCCAGTGCATTTATCTTACTTCAGTTTACtaagatttttcttctctttgtccaAAGTTTCCAGTTGCTAGAGGAAAAGGATTAACATGTTATTTGTAATAGTTATAAACACAGGTTCAAGAGGTGATTAAAAGTAGACGTAAATAAATCAGAATATATGTCTAATCAAAGAACTGGCAAATACTGCCTGTTCATTGTTACAGGGTTTTTTGTCGGACTACTTTACATCATCTGTGTTTATGGCAGGCATCTTTTCTCCAGTCAGAggctggcagactttattttaaagatacaaGATAATAAACATCTCTGGGCCGCATGGTCTCTGACAGCTACTCAGTTCTGTCACCATGGTGTGAAAGCTGCTGTGGATAATATGTAGACAAACTGGCATGGCTTTGTTCtagtgaaattttatttaaaaaaacaagctcTGGCAGTATTTGGCCCGTGGGCTGCCTGCAGTTTTCCAATCCTGAGAGAATCTTTCACATTCACACAGGTTGTCTAGTTATGGTAACTATTATATTTTCATTGGGTAGCATTTGCCCCAGGCATGCTTCCTGTTGGGAGGATTCTTATCCTTTTCACAGGGCGAAGCGCTTTCATTGGCATTGGCTTCTCAGATCGGGGTGATGCCTTTGACTTCAATGTCTCTCTGCAAGATCACTTCAAGTGAGTGAAGCGTGTCCTGAGTTACCAGGTTGAGTGTGTGGGGAATGCTGCCCCTCCATTGAGTGGGCACGGTCTCTTACCTCCTGCTTTCTTTACTTGGTTGACTAGGTCTTGTGACTATGATCGTCCCGTTCGCTGTTTTCTCCCATTATCTTTGTATCTGTTCTATCCTTAGAGCTGGAATATGTTTTTAATCCACTTTACACTGGTTTGGGAACATGCTGCTGTTTATGCCTCTGGGGAAGTTGCCCGTAGCTCTTAGGGGGCTGAGGAGGGGCATAACAGAAGCAGCAGGGCTTTCTGTGAGAGAGTGGGGAGTTACGTGCCAAATTTGTCATTCCATGTAACTGACAGGTTTTGTGCCTTTTGCGGTATTCCTTCAGCCCATTTGCTTTTGGCTTAGCTGTGGTGAATAGCACCATGCACACTGGTAGGAAAGGGCAGGTTTTTCTGCCTCAGAACTTTCTGAAGTTGTGGAAAGCCACCCAGTCAGAGAAGGGGGCAACCCAGCCTGCCCCGTCAGGGGTGGCCCTCAATCACGGGGATGGGAATTGGTGGCCAGGTGCCCCCTTGTGGAGGGACATGTTTAATCTGCCATTGTGTATAGTTCCCCAGTGGTATTGAACTCCAGTTGCCCTCTTCCttggcttttcttcctttctgttctaCGTCTGATGTTCCCTTACTCTGCTTTCTGGAATCATGTTTCACATAAGTTAGCCACAGATTGGTGTGTCAAACTCTGCTCTCAGGGAATCCCAGTTAAAATAATGTGCCCTTTTATTGAAGGTGGGTAAAACAGGAATCTGAGATTTCCAAAGAATCTCAGGAAATGGATAGTCGTCCCAAGTTGGATCTGGGCTTCAAGGAAGGGCAGACCATCAAGTTGAGTATTGGGGTGAGTATGGTTCCCCTCACCTCTCCTTGTATTTCCATAAGCCtatgacttctctttctttttctcaccctcctttttttcttttgtagaacATTACAACCAAGAAAGGAGGCGCTTCTAAGCCGAAGACTGCAGGGACTGGGGGCCTCAGCttactcccacccccacctggaGGCAAAGTCACAATTCCCCCTCCATCCTCCTCAGTTGCCATCAGCAATCATGTCACTCCACCACCCATACCAAAATCCAGTCATGGAGGTAGTGATGCAGGTAAATCTCTAGTATTTTTAATTTGGAGAAATCATAGCTTGGGGTTTTATTGGTAATAACCTGTTTGCCAAAGAGAATGTCAGTGGTTTTGCTATTATAGGCACTTGGCACTGACAAGTTGACTCTGGCAGCCTCCAGCAAGGGATTAaaacttttccagtgagctgagAGTCATGGTATCTGGTTGATTTTTTGGCTAAAATTGGGTAGATACTAAAAAGACTGTTTCCTTCATTGGACCTTGGTGAAATGCTAGTAGGCCCAAGAGTCAGATGTTCCAAGATTTTAGTCATAGCTGTGTTAGTTTTTATCTGGCTGTGTTTGATAACATTTAGGTTTTGTGAGTCTCAGTATCCTTACCTGTAAGATGGCAATGTAGAACTTAGCCTAAGACTGAGGATAAAAGGATGTGATGGCACCTAGCTCAGTACTTGGCATGTAGTTATCATGTGAATGTTATTTCTCaatcctttgcatttcttcaCAGGGCAGTTGAGAGGAAATTAGACAACATCTGGGTTTATGAGTACATTTTTGTTCTTCCTTACTGTCTGgtgggaaataaaaagaaatacagtcaTTTCCGTTTAAAAGATGAGAAAttagaatttgaaaaggaatttTCCTGAGATTAGAGAACCTAGTGTTAGAATCTGAGAGTTATAACTTATATCATTAATTATAGCTtaatattatttgtttaaaattatatcattaatCAATTAAGTGATTGCTTATAGGAACAGACTTCCTCTTTCTGAAATTTTTGAGGTAAAAGTGGTTCTAGGCTACTTCTTTCGCTAAGTGTTGCCAGAAGGCACTGAGGATAATATCtgagattaatttatttttattttttaaaactaaacctTTTGTTTTGAGATAATTCTAGTTTCACATGCAActgtaaaaaataagaaatccCATATACTCTTTATCCAGTTAACCTCAGTGGTAACATTTTGCAGAATTGACAGTGAGAGTGTCTACCGATCTTCCTTAGATTTCTTCTTGGTTAGGTATTCTCATTTGTGTGtgtagttgacccttgaacaatgcacAGCTTTTGTGCACTGACCTCTTGCCTATCCCTGTCCCATGCAGTAGAAAATCTATGTATAATTTCACAGTCAGCTCTCCGTATCTGTGGTTCCACATCTGTAGATTAAATTAACTACGGATCATATAGTACTGTACTGAGTGTTTATTGAAAAAAGTCCATGCATAAGTGTACCCATGCGGTTCAAacccacattgttcaagggtcagctctAGTTCTGTGCACTTTTATCAGCTGTAGGTTCCTGGATCCACCACCAGGCTCAGGACACCAAACAGTTCCACCAGACAAGGATCCCTGTGTCCCTCATTTTTAAAACCACACCTTCCTCCCTCTTCACCCCCACCCCTGTTCCTAACCCTCGGCAATCAGTCACTAATCTGTCCTCCATCTCTTAATTTTGTCACTTCAGGAATGttaatggaatcatgcagtatataACCTTTGGGATTGACTTTTGCCACTCAGCATGATTCCCTTGAGATTCATCAGATTGTTTTGATATATATCAATAGTctgtttattgctgaatagtagtCCATCATATGGATGTACCGCAGTATGTTTCACCCACAGAAGAACATTTGGGTTGACTGCATTTTTGGCTATTACAGGTAAAGTTGCCATGAACTTTTgtgtaggtttttgtgtgaatataaGTTTATGTTTCcctgtttctgtttcttctcttacCTTGTACTCAGGTATCCTTCTAGATTTGGATTCTCCTGCTCCTATCACGACACCAGCACCAGCTCCAGTTTCTGCAAGCAATGACTTGTGGGGAGACTTTAGCACTGCATCCAGGTATTAGTGTAGGGAGACCACCATCCTCTCAACTGGGCAATCAGTGATGTGTGCCAGTCTAATGATATCTCTGATCTGGGAAAGCAGGGCATCTGTAGGTCATACCTGGTGTTTGGCAGGAATTCTAGGTAAGGAGTGCAGGAGTGCTGGGATGATGGCATAAGATCACTATGGGATGGagcttgggctttcctggtggctcagtggtaaagaatttgctgggAGTGCTGAAGACACAGAAgacgtgtgttcgatccctggtttgggaagatcctctggagaagggaatgacagtctaccccagtattcttgcctggagaatcccatggacagaggagcctggtgggctacagtccatggggtcacaaatggttgaaaacgactgaagctacttagcacgcatgcacgcaggCAGGATGGAACTTGAGTAGCCTGGTGCAGGGCTTGGTGAGCAGAATTGCTCTGAAGTACAGTTTCAGGAATTCTGGGCAGAGATTTCTTGGAAACTGTTAAGAATGGAGTCCCTATCCTAATATGCTTCTGGCTGTCTCTGTTCTCCTCTTCTTGCAGCTCTGTTCCAAACCAGGCACCACAGCCATCCAATTGGGTCCAGTTCTGAAGAGCACTGGCAGGATATTCAAGAGAGACGTGAAGAATAACAATGACTTTGAGGGCACCAATCTGAGAGGGGGGTCTCGGAGCCGCTTCCCTCCCCAGAACCAAAATCCTGGACAGTCGTTCTCATAGCTTCTCCATTGCATTCAGGCTGGTGGTGTCACCCCCCTGTGCTGTTCCTTGGAGTGCAGCCAAGAAAGTCTTTCCTGGCTCCTGTTCCCTGTCAAGGCAGGGAAGTAGTGGGTCTTAATGATGCTTGTGGCAGGCTCTACAGGGCTCAAAAGGCCAGCGTCTCAGAGGGGAAATAGTCCCTACCATCTCTAAAAACTTGTCCcatctttaaatttgtatttcagaATCATCTCAAGACCCTGGCGTGCCTCTTTGTGAAGCCCTTTCTAGCAATTTCAGGGGAGACAAAAACCTTGGAACTTCTTTTCCATTATCCGAAGACTCTAAAAATGGACAGACTGACCTCAGTGTTTACAGATTCAGAATTTTGATAGGGGGTAGGTGTGAAGAAAGACCTGTGTCCTGGGTCTCTGCTGTGTACCCTCCCCCATGCTTGTCCTGTTGAGTGAACATCCAGTGTGGGTGCAGCCCCCTTACCCTCTAGCGCGTTTACACGTTCCTTCCTGTGATAAGAGGGTTGTGTTGGTGGCGCTTCCACTCTTGTGTCTCGAATAGTACAGCATCTTTGATCAGTGGTTGTCTTTTGGATGAAGGAGGCTCAAGGGGCTGTGTTTTCCTAGTTATATTCTAGAGAAGCAGTCACTTTCTTGCAGCTCCATCTTGCTGCTGCCTCTGAAGCCTGGCGTTACTTTGTAATGGCCCCATTATTTGACTGAAAGATTAAAGGGTTTGGGGTTTTTAACCTCATGTGTAGAGTAGAGAGGTTGAATGCACTTAACAGTTGATCAGTACCCACATTGCCTTGCTGCCTGGGTATCTGGCCCCTTTTCATAAACACTTTACTTTGTGAATCCACCAGCTCTTCAGCAGCAAGCTGCTATATTACATGTATTGTCATTGATGAAGGAAGCTGGAGAGCCATGGCTTTAGCTGTGATAGATTTTGCCCGGATGAGGGCTGTGATTCTTGTCACCAGGGGTATGTCAGAAGCAAGTAGCTCCCCTGCCACTTTCCCTCTGTCCGCCCACCATTCCTTTTACAACGCTGTGAAGGGGTCCCGCTCCTCGGTGAACGGGCTCCAGCTATCTGATTTGCAAGGGGCGATTTTGAGAGTGAGTGTGAGGATCTCACCTCTTCCCTTAGTACCTGTTTGGATATTACTGGCTGAAGGGAGTCcttatgtttagtttttaaatagaTTCTCTCTCTCAGATTTCCTTCTTGACTCTTTTTTAACTTTGggtccattttgttttcattgcttcccGTTCCAGGCAGCTCTATTCTTACAGAGCCATGGCAGGacatttaaaaattccaataGACAACACTAGAAGGAAAGTCTATAGAATCACTAGTGACTAATAACTCCTGGGAACCTATTTTCTCAATCTTCCTGTATGTTGTGTTCTTTGTATTCTTAAGATgataatatattatgtatttgaattgttgaaaaattgaaaatgatgtttaagatatatgtatataaagcatATGTATGCTGTATTGGTGCAATAATGGTAATTAAAAGTATG includes:
- the NECAP1 gene encoding adaptin ear-binding coat-associated protein 1, whose protein sequence is MASELEYESVLCVKPDVSVYRIPPRASNRGYRASDWKLDQPDWTGRLRITSKGKVAYIKLEDKVSGELFAQAPVEQYPGIAVETVTDSSRYFVIRIQDGTGRSAFIGIGFSDRGDAFDFNVSLQDHFKWVKQESEISKESQEMDSRPKLDLGFKEGQTIKLSIGNITTKKGGASKPKTAGTGGLSLLPPPPGGKVTIPPPSSSVAISNHVTPPPIPKSSHGGSDAGILLDLDSPAPITTPAPAPVSASNDLWGDFSTASSSVPNQAPQPSNWVQF